In Helianthus annuus cultivar XRQ/B chromosome 9, HanXRQr2.0-SUNRISE, whole genome shotgun sequence, the following are encoded in one genomic region:
- the LOC110877159 gene encoding stage V sporulation protein K yields the protein MKKRSNLEITLPEETKPKKSTHLISFSQFTLTPNYPISKPEMQRVVVKDQHSLKPVKAVTIHACAQSGDVAGVQKRVRENPALVNDRNPVMANTPLHVAASHNRVEVVKFLLNFAGPETVDLEAKNMYGETPLHMAAKNGCNEAAALLLSHGASTEAKANNGMTPLHLSVWHSLRAEDNSTVKTLLEHNADCSAKDDEGMTPLNHLSETGNEKLRALLNSYLEEQRKRKAIEACSETKAKMDELEKELSNLVGLHELKLQLRKWAKGMLLDERRRALGLKVGTRRPPHMAFLGNPGTGKTMVARILGKLLFMVGILPTNKVTEVQRTDLVGEFVGHTGPKTRRVLKEAEGGILFVDEAYRLIPMQKSDDKDYGLEALEEIMSVMDNGKVVVIFAGYSEPMKRVISSNEGFCRRVTKFFTFDDFSTEDLANILHLKMNKQIEASTLYGFKLHPSCTVKTVADLIERETTEKQRKEMNGGLVDPLLVNARENLDLRLSFDCLDTDELLTITLEDLQGGIRSFSK from the exons AtgaagaaaagatcgaatcttgAAATCACACTACCGGAAGAAACCAAACCCAAGAAATCCACCCATTTAATCTCTTTTTCCCAATTCACATTGACCCCAAATTACCCTATTTCAAAACCAGAAATGCAGAGGGTTGTTGTTAAGGATCAACACAGTTTGAAACCTGTGAAAGCTGTGACGATTCATGCGTGTGCTCAGTCTGGAGATGTTGCCGGTGTGCAGAAGCGGGTTCGTGAGAATCCGGCACTTGTTAATGATCGGAACCCTGTT ATGGCAAATACGCCCCTTCATGTTGCCGCCAGTCATAACAGGGTTGAAGTGGTTAAGTTTCTTTTAAACTTCGCAGGGCCTGAAACTGTTGACTTGGAAGCAAAGAATATG TATGGAGAAACTCCTTTGCACATGGCTGCTAAAAACGGTTGTAATGAAGCTGCAGCGCTTCTTCTCTCTCACGGGGCTTCGACCGAAGCCAAAGCAAAT AATGGAATGACTCCATTGCACCTTTCGGTTTGGCACTCGCTTAGAGCCGAAGATAACTCAACTGTGAAAACATTGCTCGAGCATAACGCTGACTGTAGTGCCAAAGATGAT GAAGGTATGACTCCGTTGAATCATCTATCAGAAACCGGAAACGAGAAGTTGCGGGCCCTACTCAACTCTTACTTAGAAGAGCAGAGAAAACGTAAAGCCATTGAAGCATGCAGTGAAACAAAGGCTAAAATGGATGAACTTGAAAAAGAGTTATCGAATTTAGTGGGCCTACATGAGCTTAAGTTGCAGCTTAGAAAATGGGCTAAAGGGATGCTTTTAGATGAAAGACGAAGGGCCCTCGGTTTAAAAGTCGGAACCCGAAGACCTCCTCACATGGCCTTTCTTGGCAATCCGGGAACAG GTAAAACTATGGTAGCTCGGATTCTTGGGAAGTTACTTTTTATGGTTGGAATTTTACCAACCAATAAAGTAACGGAGGTACAAAGAACGGATTTAGTTGGAGAATTCGTTGGGCATACCGGACCCAAGACTAGGAGAGTG CTAAAGGAGGCTGAAGGTGGGATATTATTTGTAGACGAAGCATATCGATTAATACCCATGCAAAAATCAGACGATAAAGATTACGGTTTGGAAGCACTTGAAGAGATTATGTCCGTAATGGACAACGGTAAAGTAGTTGTCATTTTCGCAGGCTATAGCGAACCAATGAAGCGCGTAATTTCTTCCAATGAAGGTTTTTGTAGAAGAGTGACGAAATTTTTCACCTTTGATGACTTTAGTACCGAAGATTTAGCCAATATTCTTCATTTAAAAATGAATAAACAAATAGAGGCCAGTACATTATACGGGTTTAAATTGCACCCTTCGTGTACAGTCAAAACCGTTGCGGATTTGATAGAGCGTGAAACAACGGAGAAACAACGTAAGGAGATGAATGGTGGTTTAGTGGATCCTTTGTTGGTTAACGCTCGAGAGAATTTGGATTTAAGGCTGAGTTTTGATTGTTTGGATACCGATGAATTGTTGACGATTACTTTAGAAGATTTACAAGGCGGGATCAGGTCGTTTTCAAAATGA